One Triticum dicoccoides isolate Atlit2015 ecotype Zavitan chromosome 3B, WEW_v2.0, whole genome shotgun sequence genomic window, GTGTCGcaccgtttttgaaactgctcttaaccgtaaggaatctcgaacagtgttctacatgaaaaaaaaatagcctaatccatagctttccaatggtatatcgcacCCGTTGTTCTGTCAAAGGTTTAAAAATTGGATTGAAAACAATACCAAAATTGTGTGTAGTTTTTTTTGTTGGCATTACGGTTCATTTGCTTTGTGCTGAAGGTTTAGAAGTGCTTGCAGAATAATGTAGACACCACTGTTTATTGATTTTCCATGCTTGAGCATTGTCACTAAGGAACATAGCAAATGGGTAGCTTCACATCCCTTTGGTAGCTTGATGGTAATTACTTTTGCACTAAATTCTGCAAACAACTTGTGATACTCTTATTTGTTTGAAACACAATATTCGTTATTATATGGTTCATACACCTCGTTTTAGTATAATGTCATGCTCGACTTGTAACACACATTCATCCATTTTATTGTTGACCTAGCATTTGTTTGAAAATATATATATAATGAACAATCAAGTTTATTACCTATGCCAAATTTTATTTTAGCGACCTTTTTCAGAAGTAATTTTTTGAAGTGGCATATTATATATGTTTCAAGAGTACAATTATATAATAACTTATGCATGTTCTGTTTCGAATAGGCACGTCGTCTAGATGAGTCTGTTTATGCTCCTGTGCTTAAGAGGATGCCAAATGGCAACACTGTTGAAGGTGGAAGCCGTGCTGATTCTGATACAAATACTGATGGTCTCGCCGATCAGTTTGCTATCATAGACACCGATCATAATAACAAGCATCGTCCCGTATCAGCTGAGCATGGCAATGCGACAACAACCCCTAACACGGCAAGCTCGGCCATTGTGCCTGTACATGTTGTGTTAGATACGTCAGGTCAATCAGCAGGTACATAACCATTTTCTATAGCCAGGTTATTAAGACTTGCATAAACATTTTCACCTCTTAATCGACATGACTTCTGTATCACTGCATGTGAACATGCTATAAAGTATAAACTCTGTATTGTATTCTCATGACTTTGTTATTCTTGTACAAATCTCTAACATTCAGACAAAATTCTACCGTGTATTCATGTAATTTTCACAGTTGCAGCGCCCGGTTCCTCGACAGAACGCACAATATTTCCAGCAAGTGGCGAGCAATTGCAGTCTGCTGGGCCTTCTTCTAAACCGTATACTGCACAAGTTCGTCGAGGCTTTTCACTTCACTCCTGCGTGACTGTATTCTTTGAATTATGCAGAAGTAATATCTCTACGTCATTGTGGGTTCCGGTTCATGGTGTGATGTGTTTGCCTCCATGATTTCTTTGCAGATTACGGATGGGATGCAGGTTACTCCAAACACCACCATTGGAAGGAACGGGGGTTCGCCGTCGACGATGAAGAAGGACGATCGGAGTGCCAATAAGTTTAACGTGGAGCCTCCCAGCAATGGGCAAGTGAAGCGAGCCGGAGAAGTCACATTGAAGATGGACATGAGTTTGCTTAATTGCCGCGTCTGCTCCCGCCCCATCAAGCCCCCTGTCTTCCAGGTGAATTTTCTTTCTACAACAATCGATCAATCTCTTGTTCCATTCACCCTgaggtctgaggatgtcattgtcagtAACCGATACATTTTTGTGCAGTGCAATGCCGGGCATGTAGCTTGCGGCAGATGCCTCGCCGAGCTCCCCGGCGAACAATGCCAGACGtgcgagcacggcggtggctttagccGCTGCCCCACGATAGATGCTGTCGTCTCATCCTTGACGGTCATGTGCGGCCACGATGGCTGCGGGAGCGACGTCCCCTACAACGAGCTCGACGACCACCAGAGCGCGTGCCAGTACGCGCCCTGCTTCTGCATGGAGCCTGGCTGTGGCTTCTTCGGTGCACCGCTGGCGCTCCTCAGCCACATGGGTGCCCTGCATGCAATGCCAGTGCACAAGGTCCACTACGGCAAAGTTCACCGGTTCCGGGTGTTGGAGCCGGGGTGCCTACTCCATGGGCAAGGGGACGACAGCGTGTTCCTGCTGGCCGTTGGCGCCATCGGCATGGCCACAGTCGTGTCTGTGGTGTGCATCAGAGCTGGAGTGTCATCATGGCCGCAGTACGCGGTGAAGCTTCGGGCAAATTGTCCGCCACCACCGAGCAGCATAGAAGGCAGCATTCTGTTGGACATGAAGCCGGTGACGAGCAGCACTAGGCCCGGCGAGGTCGCTCTGATGGAGCTGCCGTCTTTCTTGGGGGTGCCGCCTACGTATCTGGTTGGTTCTGGGGCGTCCAAGGAGGTGTCTCTCGACGTTCACATTGACAGGATG contains:
- the LOC119280482 gene encoding uncharacterized protein LOC119280482; protein product: MDGDNLPRRSARKRKARRLDESVYAPVLKRMPNGNTVEGGSRADSDTNTDGLADQFAIIDTDHNNKHRPVSAEHGNATTTPNTASSAIVPVHVVLDTSGQSAVAAPGSSTERTIFPASGEQLQSAGPSSKPYTAQITDGMQVTPNTTIGRNGGSPSTMKKDDRSANKFNVEPPSNGQVKRAGEVTLKMDMSLLNCRVCSRPIKPPVFQCNAGHVACGRCLAELPGEQCQTCEHGGGFSRCPTIDAVVSSLTVMCGHDGCGSDVPYNELDDHQSACQYAPCFCMEPGCGFFGAPLALLSHMGALHAMPVHKVHYGKVHRFRVLEPGCLLHGQGDDSVFLLAVGAIGMATVVSVVCIRAGVSSWPQYAVKLRANCPPPPSSIEGSILLDMKPVTSSTRPGEVALMELPSFLGVPPTYLVGSGASKEVSLDVHIDRM